A window of the Fusarium fujikuroi IMI 58289 draft genome, chromosome FFUJ_chr09 genome harbors these coding sequences:
- a CDS encoding related to PHO87 protein, translated as MGDFGDLLQTRCGISGDVSGAPFLGGFNGAAATISSSHSPKSPLQEDLDTTATGLDTQLGPSNHMPSVTGTYSIFSNTFATIPSPPPHDDPSSLPGVAFTTFQTRINGAHPRRGGSATASLLDDPVPVPQHQHQHQHQRDSSANTSTSAHRSEQFELVDYPPIQARRDAQDREARRQAKRDDKRRWLEEQDEMKFSHSIQFNAVPDWSSHYIAYSNLKKLIYNLEKTAHQARGTTGDAESRPLINQEDAEEVFSRALGVELEKICSFYVAKEGELLEEAAQLLRDVGDEAEDAIADNRYLRRLSVSSAHRPDGRNGFRSRSPRSRSTDNEESASEEEDETTGLTTRRRSSGGRRRTLPNIHKPRSEDLNASSEFGRDMRRHSTTADENDEQALMFSSGMFSSGIMLKKRIIGLYVSLCELKSFIQLNRTGFAKVLKKFDKILDKELKGPYLRAHVETAYPFKDETKRVLEDNITKMEKAYAEIVTGGDEELARKDLRSHLREHVVWERNTVWRDLIGIERRAEAAGLGQALLGQERGNVTRRLQGDEAKAPRETQFRTPFGKITLPPWLASSSLWTLVACLTVFFLLLLLPIMEKPEQQNCLAMLVFVSLLWATETIPLFVTSLLIPFLSVVLNVVRDETPGKPQKRLDSKAATSAIFAAMWTPVIMLLLGGFTLAAALSKCTIDKRLATLVLSRAGTQPKTVLIANMFVAAFASMLISNVAAPVLCYSIIEPMLRTLPSDSNMSKAVIIGIALASNIGGMLSPIASPQNVVAMGIMQPAPTWLQWFFIVIPVGALSIVLIWLLLLVTFQPGKGTTIAPIRPVKEKFTGLQWFVTIVTISTIALWCASHQLEAEFGDMGVIAIIPIVLFFGIGLLTKEDFNNFPWTIIILAAGGLSLGKAVRSSGLLHTLAEIVSEKVEGMSLYGVLVVFSTLILVIATFISHTVAALIFLPLVFDVGVAMDQPHPNLLVMGGVLMCSAAMGLPTSGFPNMTAIMKEDPFGQRYLQVKHFISRGVPSSLITLVVVVTLGYGIMQVAGLD; from the exons ATGGGCGACTTCGGTGATCTTTTGCA AACGCGGTGCGGTATCAGTGGAGACGTTAGTGGTGCACCTTTTTTGGGGGGGTTCAACGGGGCTGCCGCGACGATTTCCTCATCCCACAGTCCAAAGAGTCCACTCCAAGAGGATCTTGACACTACCGCTACAGGCCTTGACACCCAATTGGGACCCTCGAACCACATGCCTTCCGTCACCGGGACATACTCCATCTTTTCCAATACTT TCGCAACCATTCCCTCACCACCGCCCCACGACGATCCCTCCTCTCTTCCCGGCGTTGCATTCACCACGTTTCAAACTCGCATCAACGGCGCCCATCCGAGACGAGGAGGGAGTGCTACTGCCTCCCTATTAGACGACCCAGTCCCGGTACCacagcatcagcaccagcaccagcaccaacgcGATAGTAGTGCAAATACGAGCACCAGCGCCCACCGGAGCGAGCAGTTCGAACTCGTCGATTACCCTCCAATCCAGGCTCGTCGAGACGCCCAAGATCGTGAAGCAAGAAGACAGGCCAAGCGAGACGATAAGCGCCGCTGGCTAGAAGAACAAGACGAGATGAAGTTCTCCCATAGCATTCAGTTCAATGCTGTTCCAGATTGGAGCAGCCATTACATTGCATACAGCAATCTTAAGAAGCT AATCTACAACCTCGAAAAGACCGCCCATCAGGCACGCGGAACCACTGGCGATGCCGAATCTCGACCTCTTATAAACCAAGAAGATGCCGAAGAGGTCTTCTCTCGAGCTCTTGGCGTCGAGCTAGAAAAGATATGCTCATTCTACGTTGCCAAGGAAGGCGAGCTGCTCGAGGAAGCTGCGCAACTGCTACGCGACGTTGGCGACGAGGCCGAAGATGCCATCGCCGATAACCGCTACCTTCGCAGGCTCTCTGTTTCATCAGCCCACCGTCCTGATGGTCGCAACGGCTTCCGCTCGAGAAGTCCTCGGAGCCGTAGCACCGACAATGAAGAGAGCGCgagcgaggaggaagatgagacTACTGGGCTTACAACGAGGCGACGAAGCAGCGGAGGCCGCAGGCGCACACTTCCCAACATCCATAAGCCGCGTTCTGAAGATCTGAACGCTTCCTCCGAGTTCGGTCGCGACATGAGGAGGCACAGCACCACAGCCGACGAAAACGATGAACAAGCTCTCATGTTCTCTTCTGGCATGTTTTCGTCTGGTATCATGCTCAAGAAGCGCATTATCGGCCTCTATGTGTCACTCTGCGAACTCAAGTCATTTATCCAGCTTAACCGCACCGGTTTTGCCAAGGTGCTCAAGAAATTTGACAAGATCCTTGATAAAGAACTCAAGGGGCCCTATTTGCGAGCCCATGTCGAGACAGCCTACCCCTTTAAAGATGAGACAAAGCGTGTTCTCGAGGACAACATTACCAAGATGGAGAAGGCCTATGCTGAGATTGTCACTGGCGGAGATGAGGAGCTCGCTCGGAAAGACCTTCGTTCGCATCTCAGAGAACATGTTGTCTGGGAGCGTAACACCGTGTGGCGAGATCTTATTGGTATCGAGCGCAGAGCTGAAGCTGCGGGCTTGGGACAAGCACTTCTCGGACAAGAGAGAGGGAATGTCACAAGGAGGCTGCAAGGCGACGAGGCCAAAGCTCCCCGAGAAACCCAGTTCCGCACACCCTTTGGCAAGATTACCTTACCTCCATGGCTCGCTAGCTCGTCTCTTTGGACACTGGTTGCTTGTCTTACTGTCTTCTtcctgctgcttctgctcccCATCATGGAGAAGCCCGAGCAACAGAACTGCCTGGCAatgcttgtctttgtcaGTTTGTTATGGGCCACTGAG ACCATTCCCCTCTTTGTGACATCATTACTCATCCCATTCCTCTCTGTTGTCTTGAACGTCGTTCGTGATGAGACACCAGGCAAGCCTCAAAAACGCCTCGACTCTAAAGCAGCCACATCTGCCATCTTTGCTGCCATGTGGACGCCTGTCATCATGCTTCTACTCGGCGGTTTTACTCTAGCAGCTGCTTTGTCCAAGTGTACTATTGACAAGCGACTGGCGACTCTTGTCCTTAGCAGGGCCGGCACCCAGCCCAAGACTGTGTTGATTGCCAACATGTTTGTAGCCGCATTTGCGTCTATGTTGATTAGCAATGTCGCGGCTCCTGTTCTATGCTATTCTATCATCGAG CCCATGCTGCGAACGTTGCCTTCTGATTCCAACATGTCGAAAGCTGTCATTATTGGTATCGCACTCGCCTCCAATATCGGTGGAATGCTCTCACCCATCGCCTCTCCCCAGAACGTCGTGGCAATGGGCATCATGCAACCCGCGCCCACGTGGCTGCAGTGGTTCTTTATTGTCATTCCTGTCGGCGCTCTCTCGATTGTTCTGATctggctcctcctcctggttACCTTCCAGCCAGGCAAGGGTACCACGATTGCCCCTATTCGGcctgtcaaggagaagttcaCTGGTCTCCAATGGTTCGTTACTATCGTCACCATTTCTACCATTGCTTTGTGGTGTGCCAGCCACCAGCTAGAGGCCGAGTTTGGAGACATGGGTGTTATTGCTATTATCCCCATCGTGCTATTCTTCGGTATCGGCTTGCTGACCAAGGAGGACTTCAACAACTTCCCATggaccatcatcatccttgcaGCCGGTGGTTTGTCTCTGGGCAAAGCTGTACGCTCGTCTGGTCTGCTACATACACTCGCTGAGATCGTCTCTGAGAAGGTGGAGGGCATGAGTCTGTACGGTGTCCTGGTTGTTTTCTCAACTCTGATCTTGGTTATCGCAACATTCATCAGCCACACAGTCGCTGCCCTTATCTTCCTGcctcttgtctttgacgtTGGTGTTGCTATGGACCAGCCTCACCCCAACCTGCTTGTCATGGGTGGAGTGCTCATGTGTAGTGCAGCCATGGGTCTGCCAACCAGTGGATTCCCCAACATGA CTGCTATCATGAAGGAAGACCCGTTCGGCCAGCGTTATTTACAGGTCAAGCATTTCATTAGCCGCGGTGTGCCCAGCAGTCTCATTACTCTTGTTGTGGTTGTGACTCTTGGTTATGGGATTATGCAAGTTGCGGGACTTGACTAA
- a CDS encoding related to multidrug resistance protein, with product MASASPEQHHNAATSSDSASEPTRHDSTKADPATTETLIRALNDPTVERPPSHSPRPSTRSSAISAPSHTPPKKRKRSLRSFFIYFQLLFYANPSWVDILLLLVGTLAASGAGAPFPLMGIIFGQLVNDLNTASCDDGEIASQYSPKELQDSINEKVVMITWIGVISFALIYTYIVSWSIFSRRLENRIRDRYFMCILLQDATFFDKRQAGEITSRLNVDIQAIQSGTSEQVGIILGCTSFFVSSYVVAFIKNTTLAGILVSLVPAFMLLATVGSMFTAKFATAMTEKIASASSIASEVLANIPVVQAFGAGPRLEAIFAERMKGARKQGINKAFVAAIQAGMLYFIAYSANALAFWQGSTQIASMVEGNGGASVGDIYTVILLLVDACVVLGGIAPLLPLVGAAVGSFEKLREDMDSPAVIDTGSDKGEKLSSVEGTVSFRNVSFAYASRPHHSVLKNVSFDCPVGKHTALIGLSGSGKSTVAGLTSRIYDPPEGTVLLDGHDLKNLNVKSLRSHMSLVQQEPSLLDRSIVENIALGILNSPQPGHERFKATILGTGLTELAAKLRRGEYLATAAQGFGQDMIDLVHRVQEAARLADAACFVDRLEYGYGTLVGTGGKLVSGGQRQRLALARALIRDPKILILDEATASLDSASEHRIQMAIECIAKDRTVIAIAHRLSTIKNADNIIVMNSGEIIEQGNHLELMALNGSYASMVRLQTVDSEDAGSTTSTVRTDNIHSEKDSITDLKAKDVEQEVAEDSKEEIIKEKEAAPEGDAVLDSNKSAWTVMRTLSGMVRPYLLLIIVCLFAATIVGLTFSSSGLIFGYTIDNISPCNPVEDIRWAGRFFGGMWFLIACVELLANTTSWTGFGMVAEKLLYKIRVLCFRSLYEQDLDWHQSEGRTPTALLSVITTDAATVGGFSGSIIGTIFSIVVNFLVAIILSHILAWKIAIVCLVIVPILLGCGIMQLRSLSKFERRHAGAFSGAVGIANEAVNSFKTISSLSIEEEIISSYRRALRAPRKEITLASMYANLWLSLANSTGNLIYAFAYWWGSTRITAGEASQREFFIILICMLVSAQLWGQMFSLAPEVSRARAAASRILSLINLGSSQNDARKGKLTLAIEDTEKDVEACAEAPVKSHESKGATIVFRGVKFSYPARPHIQILTGMSFTISAGQFVGLVGPSGAGKSTIMSLVQRMHRPSSGTIEINGNDICAREGTEFRNDIAVVPQDCALFDGTIRFNVSLGSTPDHEPTDKEIHKACKLANIHNVIMELPNGYDTECGPNGSRLSGGQRQRLAIARALVRKPKLLLLDESTSALDAESERALQEGLARVARGITVIAITHRLHTVRKADVIFMIEGGKVVEKGRHEELVERSETYRTNALQQMLGN from the exons ATGGCTTCCGCTTCACCTGAGCAGCATCATAACGCCGCGACTAGCAGCGATTCTGCTAGCGAGCCGACACGTCATGACTCTACAAAGGCAGACCCTGCTACAACAGAGACGTTGATACGTGCGCTCAACGACCCAACTGTTGAGCGTCCACCCAGTCACTCCCCACGACCATCTACAAGATCGTCAGCTATATCAGCTCCATCTCATACACCaccaaagaagaggaaaagg AGTCTACGCTCGTTCTTCATCTACTTCCAGCTGCTCTTCTATGCCAACCCATCATGGGTcgatatcctcctcctcctcgtcggaaCTCTCGCAGCATCGGGGGCAGGAGCACCGTTTCCTCTTATGGGAATCATCTTTGGTCAACTCGTCAACGACCTTAACACTGCGTCATGCGATGATGGAGAAATAGCCTCTCAATATTCGCCCAAAGAACTTCAGGACAGTATCAACGAAAAGGTGGTCATGATCACATGGATCGGCGTGATCAGCTTTGCGCTCATCTATACCTACATCGTGTCATGGTCAATCTTTAGCCGTCGTCTCGAGAATCGTATTCGCGATCGTTACTTTATGTGTATTCTCTTGCAAGACGCTACTTTCTTTGACAAGAGACAGGCCGGAGAGATTACATCCCGTCTCAATGTAGACATACAAGCTATTCAGTCAGGAACTTCTGAGCAGGTGGGCATCATTCTAGGATGCACATCTTTCTTTGTATCTTCGTATGTGGTCGCCTTCATCAAGAATACCACACTCGCTGGGATTCTTGTGTCACTTGTGCCTGCTTTCATGCTTCTTGCCACAGTGGGTAGCATGTTCACTGCAAAGTTCGCGACTGCAATGACTGAGAAGATCGCCTCTGCTTCTTCGATCGCCTCAGAGGTTCTTGCGAATATCCCGGTTGTCCAGGCATTTGGGGCGGGTCCGCGACTAGAGGCCATTTTCGCTGAGAGGATGAAGGGGGCTCGAAAGCAGGGTATTAACAAAGCTTTCGTTGCTGCTATTCAAGCTGGAATGCTTTACTTCATTGCTTACTCTGCAAATGCCCTTGCTTTCTGGCAGGGTAGCACACAAATTGCGAGCATGGTTGAGGGTAATGGCGGTGCATCTGTCGGTGACATTTATACCGTCATTCTTCTGCTGGTTGATG CCTGTGTTGTTTTGGGCGGTATCGCACCGCTGCTGCCCTTAGTTGGAGCTGCTGTTGGATCGTTTGAAAAACTTCGTGAAGACATGGACAGCCCTGCAGTCATCGATACTGGATCTGACAAAGGAGAGAAGCTCTCCTCGGTCGAGGGAACTGTATCTTTTAGGAACGTATCATTTGCTTATGCCTCACGGCCCCATCACTCCGTGCTCAAGAACGTCTCGTTTGATTGTCCTGTTGGCAAACACACGGCGCTTATTGGCTTGTCAGGGAGTGGCAAGTCAACTGTCGCTGGTCTTACATCCCGAATCTATGACCCTCCTGAAGGCACGGTTCTCCTAGATGGTCATGACCTCAAAAACTTGAATGTGAAAAGCTTGAGGAGCCATATGAGTCTTGTACAGCAAGAGCCATCTCTCCTAGATCGATCCATCGTTGAGAACATAGCCCTCGGTATTTTGAACTCCCCTCAACCTGGGCATGAGCGATTCAAGGCTACTATTCTCGGCACCGGCCTTACTGAACTTGCTGCCAAGCTCCGACGGGGTGAATATCTTGCGACTGCAGCTCAAGGATTTGGTCAGGACATGATTGACCTCGTTCATCGTGTTCAGGAGGCTGCCCGTCTGGCGGACGCGGCTTGTTTCGTGGACAGGCTTGAGTATGGCTACGGAACTCTTGTTGGTACAGGCGGGAAGCTTGTTAGTGGCGGCCAACGACAGCGCCTTGCACTCGCAAGAGCCCTCATTCGCGACCCCAAGATCCTGATCCTCGATGAAGCCACTGCATCCCTTGACTCTGCAAGCGAACACCGTATCCAGATGGCCATTGAATGTATCGCCAAAGACCGCACTGTCATTGCCATTGCTCACCGGTTGTCAACTATCAAGAACGCTGataacatcatcgtcatgaaCAGCGGTGAGATTATCGAGCAAGGAAACCACCTTGAGCTCATGGCCTTGAATGGATCGTACGCTAGTATGGTCCGTTTGCAGACGGTCGACTCTGAAGATGCTGGCTCAACCACGAGTACCGTCCGCACCGATAACATTCACTCGGAGAAGGATTCTATCACGGatctcaaagccaaggacGTAGAACAAGAGGTAGCAGAAGACTCAAAGGAAGAAattatcaaggagaaggaggcggCCCCCGAGGGAGACGCTGTTCTTGATTCCAACAAGTCCGCTTGGACTGTTATGAGAACCCTCAGTGGAATGGTCCGACCatatctccttctcattATTGTCTGTCTCTTTGCTGCCACTATTGTTGGCCTCacattctcctcctctggtCTTATCTTCGGTTATACCATTGACAACATCAGCCCATGTAATCCTGTTGAAGACATTCGTTGGGCTGGTAGGTTCTTCGGGGGCATGTGGTTCCTGATCGCTTGTGTCGAGTTGTTGGCCAATACTACAAGTTGGACTGGCTTCGGCATGGTTGCTGAGAAGTTGTTGTACAAGATCCGAGTCCTTTGCTTCCGCTCCCTTTATGAGCAAGACCTTGATTGGCATCAATCAGAGGGCCGCACACCAACTGCTTTGTTATCCGTCATCACCACAGATGCTGCCACAGTTGGCGGTTTCAGTGGCTCTATCATTGGTACAATATTCTCCATTGTGGTGAACTTCTTGGTCGCTATCATCCTCTCACATATCCTTGCCTGGAAGATTGCCATCGTCTGTTTGGTTATCGTCCCTATCCTCCTTGGCTGCGGCATAATGCAGCTTCGATCTCTATCCAAGTTCGAGCGCCGGCATGCTGGAGCATTTTCTGGTGCAGTTGGCATCGCTAACGAAGCCGTCAACTCGTTCAAGACAATCTCCTCGCTGTCTATCGAAGAAGAGATCATAAGCTCGTATCGTCGGGCACTCAGAGCACCTCGAAAGGAAATCACCCTTGCTTCCATGTATGCCAACTTGTGGCTTTCTCTGGCTAACAGCACGGGAAATCTGATCTACGCATTTGCCTACTGGTGGGGATCAACTCGCATTACCGCAGGCGAGGCAAGCCAGCGAGAGTTCTTCATCATTCTCATCTGCATGCTTGTCAGTGCGCAGCTCTGGGGTCAGATGTTCAGTCTTGCCCCCGAGGTATCTCGTGCTAGAGCCGCCGCTTCCCGAATTCTGAGCTTGATCAACCTTGGATCCTCCCAGAATGACGCCAGGAAGGGAAAACTCACGCTCGCTATTGAAGACACCGAGAAAGATGTCGAAGCATGTGCTGAAGCGCCCGTCAAGAGTCATGAAAGCAAGGGGGCGACCATCGTCTTTAGGGGTGTCAAATTTTCATATCCAGCTCGACCTCACATCCAGATCCTCACAGGAATGTCTTTTACCATCTCTGCTGGTCAATTCGTTGGGCTTGTCGGCCCTTCAGGTGCTGGTAAGTCCACCATCATGTCGCTGGTACAACGCATGCACCGTCCTTCTAGCGGAACGATTGAGATCAACGGCAACGATATCTGTGCTCGGGAGGGCACCGAGTTCCGTAATGATATTGCGGTTGTTCCTCAAGACTGTGCACTCTTCGACGGGACAATACGATTCAATGTATCGCTTGGCTCAACTCCTGATCACGAACCAACAGATAAGGAGATCCATAAAGCATGTAAGCTGGCTAACATCCACAATGTAATCATGGAGCTACCCAACGGTTACGACACGGAATGTGGTCCTAATGGCTCTCGTCTTTCTGGCGGACAGCGTCAGCGTCTAGCCATCGCCCGCGCCCTTGTGCGTAAGCCTAAgttgctgcttcttgatgagagcACAAGCGCCCTCGATGCTGAGAGTGAGCGGGCTTTGCAAGAAGGACTTGCGAGGGTGGCACGTGGTATCACCGTGATCGCCATCACACATAGGCTTCACACGGTACGCAAGGCCGATGTCATCTTTATGATTGAGGGAGGCAAGGTTGTTGAAAAGGGAAGACACGAGGAGTTGGTAGAGAGAAGTGAAACCTATCGCACAAATGCTCTACAGCAGATGCTTGGTAACTGA
- a CDS encoding AMID-like pyridine nucleotide-disulfide oxidoreductase family protein yields the protein MGSLPESSNAVRVLILGGCYGGLSAAVNLLDLSQGYSPRMNSEPYIHHPDLPRFNIDITIVDERDGYYHLIGSPLALADSNFSKKNWVKYSDIPGLKDPSINIIQGSVTSVDPSTKKATISAHLSEEKSTLEYDYLVSATGLRRVWPVVPQSKTRKQYLLEAENHINSVHNAKHGVVVVGGGAVGIEMAAELKMVRPHLKVTLVHSRDKLLSSEGLPDKTKDVALQLLLEAGVEVLMSHRLTTNNKVETTDGSEKYEIEFTNGYKMFASEVIMAISRSVPTSTYLPTSALDADGLVKIKPNLQFQDGTPNAESHYAAGDITNWPGIKRCGGAMHHGHYVAQNIHQSILSQRAGHTPEFKELVVYPPVIGLAVGKKAVASSPDTGTVYGEEVAQSCFRDDLGWTICWNYMQLGGRKTDEAKA from the exons ATGGGTTCGCTCCCCGAATCATCCAATGCCGTGCGcgttctcatccttggagGTTGCTATGGTGGTCTATCTGCTGCTGTCAACTTGCTTGATCTGAGCCAAGGATACTCTCCTCGCATGAATTCTGAGCCATACATCCACCATCCTGATCTTCCTCGCTTCAACATCGATATCACCATCGTCGATGAGAGAGATGGCTACT ACCATTTGATCGGCTCCCCTTTGGCTCTTGCTGATtccaacttctccaagaagaacTGGGTCAAGTACTCTGATATCCCTGGCCTCAAGGACCctagcatcaacatcatccaagGCTCCGTCACCAGTGTCGACCCTTCAACCAAGAAAGCGACCATCTCTGCTCACCTCAGCGAGGAGAAGAGTACCCTTGAGTACGACTACCTCGTCTCTGCTACTGGTCTGCGCCGCGTCTGGCCTGTTGTGCCTCAGTCTAAGACGCGAAAGCAATATCTCCTTGAAGCCGAGAACCACATCAACTCTGTCCATAATGCTAAGCATGGCGTCGTGGTCGTTGGTGGAGGCGCTGTTGGTATCGAGATGGCTGCAGAGCTGAAAATGGTGAGGCCTCACCTCAAAGTGACTCTCGTTCACTCGCGTGACAAGCTCCTTTCTTCAGAAGGTCTTCctgacaagaccaaggatgtTGCTCTTCAGTTGCTCCtcgaggctggtgttgaggttcTCATGAGCCACCGTCTAACTACAAACAACAAGGTCGAGACGACTGACGGGAGTGAGAAGTATGAGATTGAGTTCACCAACGGCTATAAGATGTTCGCAAGCGAGGTTATCATGGCCATTTCCAGGAGTGTTCCGACCTCAACATACTTGCCGACCTCTGCCCTCGATGCGGACGGCctcgtcaagatcaagccCAA TCTGCAGTTCCAGGACGGCACACCCAATGCCGAGTCGCACTATGCTGCTGGCGATATCACCAACTGGCCCGGTATCAAGCGATGTGGCGGTGCTATGCATCACGGCCACTACGTAGCACAGAACATCCATCAAAGTATACTCAGCCAACGAGCAGGTCACACCCCAGAGTTCAAGGAGCTTGTGGTCTACCCTCCTGTGATTGGACTCGCAGTTGGAAAGAAGGCTGTAGCATCGAGCCCTGATACAGGCACAGTTTATGGCGAAGAAGTTGCTCAGTCTTGCTTCCGAGATGATCTTGGTTGGACGA TTTGCTGGAACTACATGCAGCTCGGCGGCCGCAAGACTGACGAGGCTAAGGCTTAA